In the genome of Leptospira ryugenii, the window AGTAGTAGGATTGAAAATCCACTGTAAAATGTTACTCATCGTACGCAGAGAAGACGACAAGTTAAATCGATATGTACATTTGGGCACTGGAAATTACAACTCAACCACGGCCAGATTTTATACGGATCTAAGTCTTTTCACTGCCAACCAAGAAATCACGGAAGATGTGGCAATTTTATTCAATACAATCACAAGCTCAGGAAAAATGCCAAAACTAACAAGGATCTATGCGGCTCCTAAGTTTTTAAAGGAAGAGTTTATTCGATTGATCCAGAGGGAACTGGACAATGCAAAAGCAAAGAAGGAGGCGAGGATTATCTTCAAAATGAATTCCTTGGTCGATCCAGATATCATTCTGAAGTTGTATGAGGCCTCGCAAGCCGGTGTTAAAATAGATCTCATTATCCGGGGAATTTGTTGTTTGCGACCTGGGATTCCAAAAATTTCGGAGAACATCGAAGTCCGCTCTATCATAGGCCGTTACCTAGAACATTCAAGGATATACCACTTTCACAATGCAGGGAATTCTGAAGTTTTCTTAGCTTCCGCAGATTGTATGCCTAGGAATTTCCAGCGCAGAATCGAAGTTATGTTCCCAATCTTGGCAGAAAAACACAAAAAAAGAATCAATAAAATATTTGAGTTACTGTTAAGAGATAACACACAAGCACGTGTATTATTGCCGGACGGCTCTTACCAAAGACTGAGTCCAGGCGATGATGACCCGGCTGTAAACTCTCAAATTGATTTAGTAGAAATATAGGCAAGTACATGATTGCAAAAGAAACATCAGACCAACTCTCCAAACTCATAGGTTCAGAAAAGGTTTTCTTCAGAGAAGATGGTAAACTTGACCAAAATACCTTTGATTCTTACGGACTAGACCGTACCAAAGTGTACAGCCCCAAATACCAAATCTTACTCTTCCCTGAAAACACCGAGGACGTTCAAAAGATTGTAAAGTACGCCTATGAGAATGGCATTGCTATTGTTCCTTCCGGTGGAAGAACTGGGTATGCTGGAGGTGCAGTAGCAAAGAGTGGTGAGATTGTGATTTCCCTTGCAAAGATGAACAAGGTTTTGGACTTTGATCCATTTTTGGGCACCTTACAAGTACAAGCAGGTATGATTACAAAAAATCTACACAAAGAGGCAGAAGAGAGAGGATTTTATTTTCCAGTAGATTTTGCTGCGACAGGTTCAAGCCATATAGGCGGAAATATAGCTACCAATGCAGGTGGTGTACGAGTTGTTCAGTATGGATTAATTAGAGATTGGATTCTTGGTTTAACAGTTGTTACGGGTAAAGGTGAGATATTTCGTTTTAATGGCGAAATCTTAAAAAATAATACTGGCTACGATTTAAAGCATCTTTTCATAGGTTCAGAAGGGACTCTCGGCATCATAACTGAGTGCGTAGTAAAATTAACAAAACCTCCCAAAGACATTCGAGTCATTTTTTTAGCTGTTCCAGAATACAAAAACATTCTAGATATCTTCAAAGAAACACATAACTTTAGTTTGCCATTACTTGCATTTGAGTTTTTGACGGACTATTGCCTCAAAAAAGTAAAGGAACATTTATCTGTTTCTGATCCTTTTCCTGAATCTAGCAAATATTATGTGCTGATGGAATATGAAGTCCAAGATGAGGCAGATGAAGAAAAACTCTTTGGAATCCTAGAGACCATTACTGAAAAAGAACTGATTACAGATGGTTCCATTGCCCAAAACTCCAGGCAGAATGAAACATTTTGGAAATACCGAGAAGGAATCTCTGAGTCCCTTTCCCTTGCCCATACCGTTCACAAAAATGACATCTCCTTACCTTTGCGTAACATGGAAGCCTTCCTAGCTGATATGGAAGCTTTATTAGCAACAAAGTACCAAGGCTTTGAAGTCGCTCTCTTCGGACACATTGGGGATGGGAATTTGCACCTCAATATTGTAAAACCGAAGGAACTTTCCGATGCTGACTTCTTCGAGAGATGCAAATCAGTGGACCCTGAAATGTTTTCCCTCATTCAAAAGCACAAGGGTTCTATTTCAGCGGAGCATGGCATAGGGCTCCTCAAGAAAGACTATCTGCAATTCTCCCGCTCTGAGGCAGAAATCCTAGCGATGAGGGGCATAAAGGCGGTATTTGACCCCAAAGGCATTATGAACCCAGGGAAAGTACTGTAGGCGGCGATCCGAAGGACGGAATGCCCAATTTTTGCTTAATTTTTGAGCAAGTCTCTCTAAAAATGCTAGATTTTAATCGAAACCATGGTATTCTACAACTATGGTTCGGATTTGGATACAAGGATTCGGGATAACGTTCTTAGCGCTTTGCCTAAGTTCCTCCTTTCTTTCCAATGACCAAACGCTTGTTCGCTTAAAGGCAGGCGCTTATAAACGATCCATCGGGAATCGGCAAGGCCTTAGCCAAGTGGTCAGCCTGTCATATGGCTCTGTTGACCAAGAAGAGTCCAAAGACAAAGAAATTTCCGATTCCCTAGTTAAAAACGAAGCAAAGTTCGCATTTCCACATGAAATGGAAACGGCGGCTTTAGATCCCAAAACTGCTTCGAATCGTTCTTATCTCTTGCAAGACTCCTATTTGAGTCTGCCCCCACCAGTTTAACTCCTCTCTCCATTTAACCTGTGTTCTAAATTACTTTCAATTTAGAACACAGGAAGTTTTTATCATCACTTTTGTACAGTCTGTTTCTCATTTGCCAATAACCCTTTGACCGTCTTTGCGTACAAACGCGAAGGCGGTCCCTTTTTTAAAATAGATTGATTCTATACATTTATTTCTGAGAGTGACCTCGTGAACCTAAAATCGAGCGCAAAAGCTTTGGCCTTTTTGTTGAGCCTTATGCTTTTCCTTCCGACTGAAGCGGATGGAGGCTTTGATTCGGTATTTCTTTTCAGTCCTTCACAAGCGGCGAACTCACAAATTGATGCATCCTTTTCCATCGACGGAGAAGACTTTGCAAACTTCGCTAGGAGCCGTTGCGACTTTCTCGATTTGGTTTTGGGGGACAGCCCAAAAGAACAATTCGAAACGATTTACAATGTCGCAAGTTTTGATGACAGAAAAGATCATATTCATATCAGTTTACTTTCCTTTTTACTTTTAAATCTCCCCCCACCCGATCTTACCTAAACTATATTCTTAGCTTTGATGAACACCTGTGAGACAGGTGAATGAAAAGGTATTACGATTCTATCGTCGTACCTAAACAACATTAGGTGATTACGTGCATTTACGTCGATTTATACTATTTATATTCTTTCTGGGCTATCAGCTTGCCTATGCCCAAGAGGAAAGTCCTACAGAAAGGGCGGTTGATTCCTTGGAACGACAATTGAGCATCCAAGGCACTGGTCAATTGGGCTCTCCCTTATTTCCCAATGACAGATATGTAGACCAATCCTTGGATATGGAAACTGCAGAAACATTGCTTTGGAAAAACAACCTCCTTTTGATCGCAGCCAAGTTCCAGGTGGATGCAAAGAAAGCAGGAGTTGTTCAGGCAGGATTATATGCAAATCCCAACATCTTTATAGACCAGAGTATCTATGCAGAACCTACCCAAAGATACTTTGATACCACAAGATCTGGTCAGTCCGTCTTCCAAATCCAGCAGGTATTTTTACTCGGAGGAAAGATAGATAAAAGAGTAAAGGTAGCAGAATTAAACGCAAAGATCAGTGAACAAGAGTTCTTTGATCTGTCTCGTGCACTGATTACAAAGTTAAGAAGAACATTTTATACAATTCATTTCATGCGTAAGGCATTGAACTTTTATGACCAAAGTATTGCTTCCATCGAAAAAACAGTATCCTCATCAGAGTTAGCCTATAAGCGTCGTGCTATTTTACAGGCAGAACTCTTAAGGCTAAGGGCTCTCCTTTTCTTTCTCAAAAAAGAAAGAGAAGATCTCGCGATTCGTACCTATGAAAAAGAATCAGAATTGAAAGTTCTTTTAAACGAAGATAAATATAAACCTGCCTATATCACCTTTATACCAAAGGTAGATGAAAGAGATTTAGATTTAATAAAACCCAATGATAGTAAGTTGGATGATTTAGTAAACTACGCAAGAGACCATAGACCAGACCTAAAAATTGCCTTACAAACCCTTAGATATGAAGAAGCAAATTTAGAACTCCAACATGCAAATGCAATTCCAGACCTCGCGATCGGGCCCACATACAATAGAGGTGGAACAGCCTTCCAAAATTATTGGGGGG includes:
- a CDS encoding FAD-binding oxidoreductase, giving the protein MIAKETSDQLSKLIGSEKVFFREDGKLDQNTFDSYGLDRTKVYSPKYQILLFPENTEDVQKIVKYAYENGIAIVPSGGRTGYAGGAVAKSGEIVISLAKMNKVLDFDPFLGTLQVQAGMITKNLHKEAEERGFYFPVDFAATGSSHIGGNIATNAGGVRVVQYGLIRDWILGLTVVTGKGEIFRFNGEILKNNTGYDLKHLFIGSEGTLGIITECVVKLTKPPKDIRVIFLAVPEYKNILDIFKETHNFSLPLLAFEFLTDYCLKKVKEHLSVSDPFPESSKYYVLMEYEVQDEADEEKLFGILETITEKELITDGSIAQNSRQNETFWKYREGISESLSLAHTVHKNDISLPLRNMEAFLADMEALLATKYQGFEVALFGHIGDGNLHLNIVKPKELSDADFFERCKSVDPEMFSLIQKHKGSISAEHGIGLLKKDYLQFSRSEAEILAMRGIKAVFDPKGIMNPGKVL
- a CDS encoding TolC family protein, whose translation is MHLRRFILFIFFLGYQLAYAQEESPTERAVDSLERQLSIQGTGQLGSPLFPNDRYVDQSLDMETAETLLWKNNLLLIAAKFQVDAKKAGVVQAGLYANPNIFIDQSIYAEPTQRYFDTTRSGQSVFQIQQVFLLGGKIDKRVKVAELNAKISEQEFFDLSRALITKLRRTFYTIHFMRKALNFYDQSIASIEKTVSSSELAYKRRAILQAELLRLRALLFFLKKEREDLAIRTYEKESELKVLLNEDKYKPAYITFIPKVDERDLDLIKPNDSKLDDLVNYARDHRPDLKIALQTLRYEEANLELQHANAIPDLAIGPTYNRGGTAFQNYWGVTAQLNVPIFDRNQGNILAAEKAILVRKQELKNRILEVENEVSVAFQSARIKDALYRRFIDTYLKDYANLALDMIMSYEKKYITILEFADFFETYRSSVVEMLKLQTDRMEAIENVNYAVGYRIYVPTKSSNGSSEKTNKD